One Arthrobacter sp. StoSoilB20 DNA segment encodes these proteins:
- a CDS encoding DUF3817 domain-containing protein, with the protein MQPRTLFRTVAFAEAVTWTLLLIGLFLKYVTRTTDVGVSIAGGIHGFVFLCYAATAAFTWINQKWSTRTGLLAIGSAVIPYATIPMEKSLDRRGLLAGDWRLAVGGDSPQGGFEKAQAWVLRNPILAVVVTLVAVGVVFSFLLFMGPPGTWFS; encoded by the coding sequence ATGCAGCCCCGCACTTTGTTCCGCACTGTAGCTTTTGCCGAGGCCGTGACTTGGACGCTGCTGCTGATCGGGTTGTTCCTTAAGTACGTCACGCGCACCACCGACGTCGGAGTGAGCATCGCTGGAGGCATTCACGGCTTCGTGTTCCTTTGCTACGCCGCGACGGCAGCTTTCACCTGGATCAACCAGAAGTGGTCAACACGAACCGGCCTCCTTGCCATTGGTTCAGCCGTGATCCCGTACGCCACCATTCCCATGGAGAAGTCGCTGGACCGCCGTGGCCTCCTCGCAGGCGACTGGCGCTTGGCCGTTGGGGGAGATTCGCCTCAAGGTGGGTTCGAGAAAGCCCAGGCGTGGGTCCTGCGAAACCCTATTTTGGCCGTCGTTGTCACGTTGGTGGCTGTGGGTGTCGTGTTCAGCTTCCTGTTGTTCATGGGTCCTCCAGGTACCTGGTTCTCCTAG
- a CDS encoding DUF6318 family protein, with protein sequence MPVPVMPELAKENSKAGLEAFIGYWFQLLSYAYETGDSARAKELSSESCVLCMDLVAGVATNYTDGRWLVGGQYRTPVVEVLWQPSAVSQPAKVQVLQQQIIYMNPDGTNGREPTAATNDAAAFYGVFSDGSWATTDLGVIR encoded by the coding sequence GTGCCCGTTCCCGTGATGCCGGAGTTGGCGAAGGAAAACTCGAAGGCGGGGTTGGAGGCGTTTATTGGGTACTGGTTCCAGCTGCTTAGCTACGCGTACGAAACCGGTGACTCTGCAAGAGCGAAGGAATTGTCCAGTGAGAGTTGCGTGCTCTGCATGGATCTCGTGGCAGGGGTCGCTACAAACTACACGGACGGCCGGTGGCTTGTCGGCGGACAGTATCGAACACCAGTAGTTGAAGTTCTTTGGCAACCATCAGCGGTGTCGCAACCAGCGAAAGTTCAGGTCCTTCAGCAGCAGATCATCTATATGAACCCCGATGGTACAAATGGCCGAGAACCGACGGCCGCCACAAACGACGCCGCTGCTTTCTATGGTGTTTTCAGTGACGGTTCGTGGGCAACAACGGATCTTGGCGTCATCAGATGA
- a CDS encoding YchJ family protein, whose translation MGKYVAQLSFTASDWDLVTPDTTRLRNGACPCLSGDQYDDCCARFHRGDADAPTAEQLMRSRYSAFVVLDPAYLLRTWHASTRPQSMDLDEDMQWRRLDILSTDKGGPLDNSGTVEFAAHYRLDGERGVQREASRFVREGKRWFYVDGDVR comes from the coding sequence GTGGGAAAATATGTTGCCCAGCTCTCATTTACTGCCTCAGATTGGGACCTTGTGACCCCTGATACCACCCGGCTCCGCAACGGCGCTTGTCCCTGCCTTTCGGGCGACCAGTACGACGATTGCTGTGCCCGTTTCCACCGCGGTGATGCCGATGCGCCCACAGCGGAGCAACTCATGCGTTCGAGGTATTCGGCGTTCGTGGTCCTTGATCCCGCTTACCTGCTGCGCACCTGGCATGCTTCAACCAGGCCGCAATCCATGGACCTCGATGAGGACATGCAGTGGCGGAGGCTGGACATTCTCTCTACAGATAAGGGCGGCCCCCTGGACAACTCCGGCACTGTGGAGTTCGCCGCTCATTACAGGCTCGACGGCGAACGCGGAGTCCAGCGCGAAGCCAGCCGTTTTGTTCGGGAAGGCAAGCGCTGGTTCTACGTGGATGGTGACGTCCGCTAG
- a CDS encoding asparaginase, translating into MTHPKDTMPAPATTASQPELAAKTPHHVPLVELTRDGLVESIHYGSLIALTADNSTALEAGEPDAPMYPRSSLKPLQAVALLKAGLDIPQNLLALTAASHSGAQMHRSGAEEILKLHGLNESNLGNSTDLPYGVAEREEWLRAGNGPTQIAQNCSGKHASMTAVCVINGWPVEGYLHPEHPLQVLVRETITELTGEEAAAVSTDGCGTPLFAHSLHGMARAYGRIAAADENTNEGKVAHAMRRFPEMVAGEGRDVTALMRAVPGLLAKDGFEGLQLVGLPDGTGVAVKISDGGDRARMPVTVEVLRRLGVDGGSLDTLQSPPVLGGGLPVGEIRAAHIFSN; encoded by the coding sequence ATGACCCACCCAAAGGACACCATGCCCGCCCCCGCAACAACCGCCAGCCAGCCGGAACTGGCGGCAAAGACGCCCCACCACGTCCCCCTCGTCGAACTGACCCGCGACGGCCTGGTGGAGAGCATCCACTACGGATCGCTGATCGCGCTCACCGCAGATAACAGCACGGCGCTTGAAGCCGGCGAACCGGACGCCCCGATGTACCCGCGGTCGAGCCTGAAGCCGTTGCAGGCTGTAGCCCTGCTCAAGGCCGGCCTGGACATCCCGCAAAATCTCCTGGCGCTCACCGCGGCCAGCCACTCCGGCGCGCAGATGCACCGCAGCGGCGCCGAGGAAATCCTGAAGCTGCATGGCCTCAACGAATCAAACCTGGGCAACAGCACGGACCTCCCTTACGGCGTGGCTGAACGCGAAGAATGGCTCCGCGCCGGCAACGGCCCCACGCAGATTGCGCAGAATTGCTCCGGCAAGCACGCTTCAATGACGGCGGTCTGCGTCATCAACGGCTGGCCTGTGGAGGGATACTTGCACCCCGAGCACCCTTTGCAGGTCCTGGTGCGGGAAACCATCACGGAACTTACCGGTGAGGAAGCCGCTGCGGTCAGCACGGACGGCTGCGGGACACCGCTCTTCGCCCACTCCCTGCATGGCATGGCCCGCGCCTACGGCCGCATCGCCGCCGCGGACGAAAACACCAACGAAGGCAAGGTTGCCCACGCCATGCGCCGGTTCCCGGAGATGGTGGCCGGCGAAGGCCGGGACGTCACCGCCCTCATGCGCGCCGTTCCCGGCCTGCTCGCGAAGGACGGCTTTGAAGGCCTCCAGCTGGTGGGCCTGCCGGACGGCACCGGCGTGGCCGTCAAGATTTCCGATGGCGGCGACCGCGCCCGCATGCCCGTCACCGTTGAGGTCCTTCGCCGGTTGGGCGTCGACGGCGGCAGCTTGGACACGCTTCAGAGCCCACCTGTGCTGGGCGGCGGCCTTCCGGTCGGCGAGATCCGCGCAGCCCACATTTTCAGCAACTAA
- a CDS encoding sulfite oxidase — translation MSKHHVKQRAAKAATAGQPTEGPLTPEELQLSGRNHSMPLEALHDDITPAGLHYLLIHFDIPHVSVDTWRLRLGGAVDRSFELSLDDIKARPAVTIPVTLECAGNGRSLLQPRPLSQPWVMGAVGTAEWTGTPLAPLLEEAGLASDAVELVFTGADAGVQGGVEEPYARSLSVAEAMHPEVMLVYAMNGHPLPMQHGFPLRLLVPGWYGMASVKWLTSIEAVTSRFTGFQQAVAYHYLQGPDGPGLPVTHIRVRSLMIPPGIPEFFTRRRIVDAGPVMLHGRAWSGHGEVERVEVGIDGEWMPAHVDPPLGDFAWRSWSMVWVAGPGEHVLRCRAMDTSGALQPTEQVWNYQGIGNNMAQVVEVTVR, via the coding sequence ATGTCCAAGCACCATGTCAAGCAAAGGGCTGCGAAAGCCGCCACCGCCGGTCAGCCGACCGAGGGTCCCCTGACCCCGGAGGAACTTCAACTCTCCGGCCGCAACCATTCCATGCCGTTGGAGGCCCTGCACGACGACATCACGCCGGCCGGGCTCCACTACCTGCTCATCCATTTCGACATCCCCCACGTTTCCGTCGACACCTGGCGGTTGAGGCTGGGTGGGGCTGTTGACCGCAGCTTTGAGCTGAGCCTGGACGACATCAAGGCCAGACCCGCCGTCACCATTCCCGTAACGCTTGAGTGCGCTGGAAATGGCCGCTCCCTCCTGCAACCGCGTCCGCTAAGCCAACCGTGGGTCATGGGTGCAGTGGGTACGGCCGAGTGGACCGGAACTCCCTTGGCACCCCTGCTGGAGGAGGCAGGTTTGGCGAGTGACGCCGTCGAACTTGTCTTTACGGGTGCGGACGCCGGAGTCCAGGGCGGCGTCGAAGAGCCCTATGCGCGCAGCCTGTCTGTGGCCGAGGCGATGCATCCCGAAGTCATGCTGGTCTATGCCATGAACGGACATCCCTTGCCGATGCAGCATGGGTTCCCCCTCCGCCTGTTGGTGCCCGGCTGGTACGGGATGGCAAGTGTGAAATGGTTGACGTCGATCGAGGCCGTGACGTCGCGGTTCACGGGATTCCAACAGGCTGTTGCCTATCACTACCTGCAAGGTCCCGACGGTCCCGGGCTGCCCGTGACTCACATCCGTGTCCGTTCGCTCATGATCCCTCCCGGGATTCCGGAATTCTTCACCCGACGCCGGATTGTGGACGCCGGTCCGGTCATGCTGCACGGCCGCGCGTGGTCCGGGCACGGCGAGGTTGAACGGGTGGAGGTGGGGATCGACGGCGAGTGGATGCCTGCCCATGTGGATCCGCCCTTGGGTGATTTCGCGTGGAGGTCGTGGTCCATGGTGTGGGTCGCGGGTCCAGGTGAGCACGTACTGCGGTGCCGGGCGATGGATACGTCCGGCGCGCTGCAGCCCACGGAGCAGGTGTGGAATTACCAGGGCATCGGGAACAACATGGCGCAGGTGGTTGAGGTTACGGTGCGGTAG
- a CDS encoding FadR/GntR family transcriptional regulator, whose protein sequence is MNLSDSRTAGQQDPQGGHMPISRISAAEAVFAALRRAIEGGQFDIGTKLSSEATLAGQYGVSRSVIREALRSCNTLGLTVTKTGKGTFIVANKVANDLTLGQYSARDLNEARPHIEIPAAGLAAQRRTDEELEHLKDIVQEMLNETDPEAWVNLDASFHSAVARASGNRVFASVVSDIREALAHQSETLNLVADRQHRSDEEHVAVLNAIEAGDSEAASKAMAAHLQAVSVALDRILSK, encoded by the coding sequence GTGAACCTGTCAGACAGCCGGACAGCCGGACAGCAAGATCCCCAAGGTGGGCACATGCCCATCTCACGCATTTCCGCAGCGGAAGCGGTCTTCGCGGCACTCCGGCGAGCCATCGAGGGCGGGCAGTTCGATATCGGCACCAAGCTGAGCTCGGAAGCTACGCTCGCGGGCCAGTACGGCGTGAGCCGCTCGGTCATCCGGGAAGCACTGCGATCCTGCAACACCTTGGGCCTCACAGTGACCAAAACGGGCAAGGGCACGTTTATTGTGGCCAACAAGGTTGCTAATGACCTTACCTTGGGTCAGTACAGTGCACGCGACCTCAACGAAGCACGTCCCCATATCGAAATCCCCGCAGCCGGACTTGCCGCGCAAAGAAGGACGGACGAGGAACTTGAGCACCTCAAGGACATCGTCCAGGAAATGCTCAACGAGACCGATCCCGAAGCCTGGGTGAACCTGGACGCAAGCTTCCACTCCGCCGTAGCCCGCGCCAGCGGAAACCGGGTATTCGCCAGCGTCGTCTCGGACATCCGCGAAGCCCTGGCGCACCAGTCCGAAACCCTGAACCTCGTCGCTGACCGCCAACACCGCTCCGACGAAGAGCACGTCGCCGTGCTCAACGCGATCGAGGCCGGCGACTCCGAAGCCGCAAGCAAAGCGATGGCCGCCCACCTGCAGGCCGTCAGCGTTGCACTGGACAGGATCCTCAGCAAATGA
- a CDS encoding aldo/keto reductase: MSLNELRTLGRTGALISPLTLGTLNFGTGAAPTGPAESIRIIKAALDAGITSVDTADIYSQGEAETVVGQAIHSRRDDVFLATKFHGQMGSNPAHAGNSRRWIVRAVEDSLRRLNTDRIDLYQAHRPDYNTDLLETITALNDLIRQGKILYYGTSVFSPAQLVEAQWIANTNHLTPPVVDQVPYSLLVRANERDVFPITQQYGVGVLSYGPLDGGWLAGGYRVGAGQPESSRSGALPGRFDVNAPFNQGKLHAADALAQLAARHGLTLIQLAVAFALNHPAVTSVVIGPRTEDHLTDYLKAADVVLSESILDEIDDIVAPAVNFLERDAGTVAPHLEYPELRRR, translated from the coding sequence ATGAGCCTCAACGAGCTACGAACGCTTGGACGCACTGGCGCCCTGATCAGCCCGCTCACGCTGGGCACCCTGAACTTCGGCACCGGCGCCGCACCCACGGGTCCCGCAGAGAGCATCCGTATCATCAAGGCGGCACTGGATGCTGGCATCACGAGCGTCGACACCGCGGACATCTACTCCCAGGGAGAGGCAGAAACCGTGGTTGGCCAGGCCATCCACAGCCGGCGTGACGACGTCTTCCTCGCCACCAAGTTCCACGGACAGATGGGGTCCAACCCGGCGCATGCGGGCAACTCCCGCCGGTGGATCGTCCGGGCTGTGGAGGACAGCTTGCGGCGGTTGAACACGGACAGGATCGATCTCTATCAGGCGCACCGTCCGGACTACAACACCGATCTCCTGGAGACCATCACTGCGCTCAACGACCTCATCCGGCAAGGCAAGATCCTCTACTACGGCACGTCCGTGTTCAGTCCGGCCCAGCTTGTGGAGGCGCAGTGGATCGCGAACACCAACCATCTGACCCCGCCCGTGGTTGACCAGGTTCCCTATTCGCTTTTGGTGCGTGCCAACGAACGTGATGTTTTCCCCATCACCCAGCAGTACGGCGTCGGGGTTTTGAGTTACGGACCGCTCGACGGCGGGTGGCTGGCCGGCGGATACCGGGTGGGTGCGGGGCAGCCTGAAAGCTCCCGATCGGGCGCACTTCCGGGCCGTTTCGACGTAAATGCGCCCTTTAATCAAGGCAAACTGCATGCGGCGGACGCCTTGGCTCAGCTCGCAGCCCGGCATGGTCTGACCCTCATCCAGCTTGCCGTGGCCTTCGCGCTGAACCACCCGGCGGTGACGAGCGTGGTGATCGGGCCCCGTACCGAGGACCACCTGACGGACTACCTGAAGGCTGCGGACGTGGTGTTGAGCGAGTCGATCCTTGACGAAATTGACGACATCGTTGCCCCGGCGGTCAACTTCCTGGAGCGCGACGCCGGCACTGTTGCCCCACACCTTGAGTACCCGGAACTGCGACGCCGGTAG
- a CDS encoding acyl-CoA dehydrogenase family protein, translated as MTSATDNSLAAASVNATAEEARAVAEAARETEWNRPSFAKGLYLGSFDLSLIHPWPQAKGDDVERGEEFMGRLLTLAKTMSGRVIERDARIPDEYLKGLADLGVFGMKIPREYGGLGLSLVYYGRALALLGSVHPSLGALISAHQSIGVPEPVKEFGTSEQKQEYLPRCAAGAITAFLLTEPDVGSDPARMGATAVLSDDGGSYVLDGVKLWTTNGVIAELVVVMARVPAHTDADGTEHKGGISAFVVEMDSPGITVENRNAFMGLRGIENGVTRFHQVRVPAANRLGREGQGLKIALTTLNTGRLSIPGLCVAAGKWSLKISREWSNARTQWGRPVGQHEAVGKKIAFIAATTFALEAVFELSAEMADAGQKDVRIEAALAKLWSTELSCRIADELVQIRGGRGFETADSLEARGERAVPAEQLLRDLRINRIFEGSSEIMKLLIAREAVDAHLAAAGDLASADASLQDKARAAVGASGFYAKWLPKLVAGAGMDPRSYAEFGRLAKQLRFVERSSRRLARQTFYGMGRWQAKLEHKQAFLGRIVDIGAELFAMAACCSRAEMLLRKHPEQGATAFELAEAFCEQARVRVDEYFDQLWRNTDDGDHGLSRKVLAGDYAWLEAGVLDQSEGTGPWIGDASPGASTKENLHRNYR; from the coding sequence ATGACGTCCGCCACTGACAACAGTCTCGCCGCAGCAAGCGTCAACGCCACCGCAGAAGAAGCCCGCGCCGTCGCCGAAGCCGCGCGTGAAACCGAATGGAACCGGCCCAGCTTCGCCAAAGGCCTGTACCTGGGCAGCTTTGACCTCAGCCTCATCCACCCGTGGCCACAAGCCAAGGGGGACGATGTAGAGCGGGGCGAGGAATTCATGGGCCGGTTGCTCACGTTGGCCAAAACCATGTCCGGCCGCGTTATTGAACGGGACGCAAGGATTCCTGACGAGTACCTCAAAGGCCTCGCGGACCTGGGCGTTTTCGGCATGAAGATCCCCCGCGAGTACGGGGGCCTCGGCCTGTCCTTGGTCTATTACGGGCGCGCTTTGGCCCTTTTGGGATCCGTGCATCCGAGCCTGGGCGCGCTGATTTCCGCCCACCAGTCCATCGGAGTGCCGGAGCCGGTCAAAGAATTCGGCACGAGCGAACAGAAGCAGGAATACCTGCCGCGTTGCGCCGCCGGCGCCATCACCGCTTTCCTCCTGACAGAGCCCGACGTCGGCAGCGACCCCGCGCGGATGGGCGCCACTGCCGTATTGTCCGACGACGGCGGGTCTTACGTTCTGGACGGCGTGAAACTGTGGACCACCAACGGGGTGATCGCCGAACTGGTGGTGGTCATGGCCAGGGTCCCCGCACACACCGATGCTGATGGCACCGAGCATAAGGGCGGCATCTCGGCATTCGTTGTGGAGATGGACTCCCCCGGGATCACTGTGGAGAACCGCAACGCCTTCATGGGGCTGCGCGGGATCGAGAACGGGGTAACCCGCTTCCACCAAGTCCGGGTCCCTGCCGCCAACCGGCTCGGCCGCGAAGGCCAAGGACTCAAGATCGCCCTCACCACCCTTAATACGGGACGGCTTTCCATCCCCGGCCTCTGCGTTGCCGCGGGAAAGTGGAGCCTGAAAATCTCCCGCGAATGGTCCAACGCACGGACCCAATGGGGACGCCCGGTTGGCCAACACGAAGCGGTTGGAAAGAAGATCGCTTTCATCGCCGCCACCACTTTTGCCTTGGAAGCCGTTTTTGAACTGTCCGCCGAGATGGCGGACGCAGGGCAGAAGGACGTGCGGATCGAGGCTGCGCTGGCCAAGCTGTGGTCCACCGAGCTGAGCTGCCGGATCGCCGATGAACTGGTCCAGATCCGTGGCGGCCGGGGCTTCGAAACCGCCGACTCCCTGGAAGCCCGGGGCGAGCGTGCCGTCCCCGCCGAGCAGCTGCTCAGGGACCTCCGCATCAACCGGATCTTCGAAGGTTCCAGCGAGATCATGAAACTCCTGATCGCCCGCGAAGCAGTTGACGCACACCTTGCAGCCGCGGGCGACCTCGCCTCAGCGGATGCGAGCTTGCAGGACAAGGCGAGGGCCGCCGTCGGGGCCTCAGGTTTCTATGCGAAATGGCTGCCGAAGCTCGTAGCCGGCGCTGGAATGGATCCGCGGTCCTACGCGGAGTTTGGGCGCCTGGCCAAGCAGCTGCGGTTCGTCGAGAGGTCCTCCCGCCGGTTGGCGCGGCAAACCTTCTACGGCATGGGCCGGTGGCAGGCGAAGCTTGAACACAAGCAGGCATTCCTGGGCCGGATCGTGGACATCGGCGCTGAGCTGTTCGCAATGGCAGCCTGCTGCTCGCGCGCTGAAATGCTGCTGCGCAAGCACCCGGAACAGGGTGCCACGGCGTTTGAACTGGCCGAGGCCTTCTGTGAACAAGCGCGGGTGCGGGTGGATGAGTACTTTGACCAGCTGTGGAGGAACACTGACGACGGCGACCACGGGCTCTCGCGCAAAGTCCTCGCCGGAGACTACGCCTGGCTGGAGGCCGGAGTTTTGGACCAGTCCGAAGGCACCGGGCCATGGATCGGCGACGCCTCGCCCGGCGCTTCAACCAAGGAGAACCTGCACCGCAACTACAGGTAA
- a CDS encoding flavin reductase family protein, translating into MTQTTVEETAAIKAAFAQFPSGVAAFSAMVDFTPEALVASSFTVGVSLEPPLVMFAVQNSSTTWPKLRQARRLGVSVLAEGQEAAALQLASKTRDRFAGLATSVGDSGAVLIDGAVLGFECEVVSETPAGDHAIVVLEVKATTINLESKPLIYHGATFRQLAA; encoded by the coding sequence ATGACTCAGACCACAGTGGAAGAAACGGCGGCCATCAAGGCGGCCTTTGCGCAATTCCCGTCAGGAGTTGCGGCGTTCAGCGCGATGGTGGATTTCACTCCGGAAGCCCTGGTGGCATCGTCCTTCACCGTGGGGGTTTCCCTGGAGCCGCCGCTGGTGATGTTCGCCGTGCAGAACTCTTCCACGACGTGGCCCAAGCTGCGCCAGGCCAGACGCCTGGGTGTATCAGTGCTCGCCGAGGGCCAGGAAGCTGCGGCACTGCAGTTGGCCTCGAAAACGCGGGACCGTTTCGCCGGGCTGGCCACAAGCGTGGGTGATTCAGGCGCCGTCCTGATTGATGGCGCCGTGCTGGGCTTTGAATGCGAAGTCGTTTCGGAGACGCCCGCCGGTGATCACGCGATCGTCGTCCTGGAGGTCAAGGCCACCACCATCAACCTCGAATCGAAGCCATTGATCTACCACGGCGCAACGTTCCGGCAGTTGGCGGCCTAG
- a CDS encoding DUF3375 family protein: MSRSAMSSADAISARLRDLEQLTKGPAWALTRSAPWVIAVLQASFTRTRPQLPLEEFHADVDAFLEQLRRQDPALGGQQNGKLFGDEWTRKQFLTRRNQSGQIVYEVTEPAARVLAFLDSLSSERSTLNGSRLGTLLGDVEKLANETNPDQSARLEALEEEIQERQQLVEDISSGEFDGLLDDEEAVEAAGNILDLAASLPADYKKMRDRIEELVGELRNQIIEESLSKGATMAQVLEADKRLRQSPEGRTFRSFTAFLEDPQQQLRFRSAIGEVLSRQFADDLTPEDRETLKNLVAELRTQHSQIQRIYGKLSESLNTYIQSDDVRQSVSLRKVLAEAEQAIRSLPYERDRPGLVPGPVLFNAGFESLAMVKLFDPDEFATPPRLADPIAFSDSDRVRSARTGKAKPAVVRAAMAGSATLAEAWENLPAEERHINTVRTLLSMALQTGAAFDRAAWEHIDFEQIDGSTRTAYLPVVTLNEDSDD; encoded by the coding sequence TTGTCCCGTTCAGCCATGTCTTCCGCCGATGCAATCAGTGCAAGGCTCCGTGACCTCGAACAGCTGACCAAGGGGCCGGCGTGGGCCCTGACGCGTTCGGCGCCGTGGGTGATCGCGGTGCTGCAGGCCTCCTTCACCCGCACCCGTCCGCAGCTTCCGCTCGAAGAGTTCCATGCCGACGTCGACGCTTTCCTTGAGCAACTCCGGCGCCAGGACCCGGCGTTGGGCGGCCAACAGAACGGCAAGCTGTTCGGTGATGAATGGACCCGGAAGCAATTCCTGACCCGCCGGAACCAGTCGGGCCAGATCGTTTACGAAGTCACCGAGCCAGCGGCCCGTGTCCTGGCGTTCCTCGACAGCCTGTCCAGCGAACGTTCAACCTTGAATGGATCACGGCTTGGCACTTTGCTGGGTGACGTGGAGAAGCTCGCCAACGAGACCAACCCGGACCAAAGCGCGCGGCTGGAGGCCTTGGAAGAAGAAATCCAAGAGCGGCAGCAGCTGGTGGAGGACATCAGCTCCGGCGAGTTCGATGGCCTCCTGGACGATGAAGAGGCGGTGGAAGCTGCCGGCAACATCCTTGACCTTGCCGCCAGCCTGCCCGCTGACTACAAGAAAATGCGCGACCGCATCGAAGAACTGGTGGGCGAACTCCGGAACCAGATCATCGAGGAATCCCTGAGCAAGGGCGCCACGATGGCCCAGGTCCTGGAAGCCGACAAGCGGTTGCGGCAAAGCCCTGAGGGACGCACCTTCCGGTCCTTCACCGCTTTCCTGGAGGACCCGCAGCAGCAGTTGCGGTTCCGTTCGGCGATCGGCGAGGTGCTGAGCCGGCAGTTTGCAGACGACCTCACCCCGGAAGACCGCGAAACCCTGAAGAACCTGGTGGCCGAACTGCGCACCCAGCACAGCCAGATCCAGCGGATTTACGGCAAGCTTTCCGAAAGCCTGAACACCTACATCCAAAGCGACGACGTCCGGCAATCGGTCAGCCTCCGCAAAGTACTTGCCGAAGCCGAGCAAGCGATCCGCTCCTTGCCGTACGAGCGCGACCGGCCCGGCCTGGTTCCCGGACCTGTGCTGTTCAACGCCGGATTCGAATCGCTGGCCATGGTCAAACTCTTCGATCCCGACGAATTTGCCACACCCCCGCGCCTTGCCGACCCCATCGCTTTCAGCGACTCGGACCGGGTCCGGTCCGCACGAACCGGAAAAGCCAAGCCTGCCGTGGTCCGGGCGGCAATGGCGGGATCCGCTACCTTGGCCGAGGCATGGGAGAACCTCCCCGCTGAGGAACGGCACATCAACACTGTGCGCACCCTGCTCTCCATGGCGCTCCAGACGGGTGCGGCCTTCGATCGCGCCGCCTGGGAACACATCGACTTCGAACAAATCGACGGCAGTACCCGCACTGCGTACCTGCCGGTCGTTACGCTGAATGAGGATTCTGATGACTGA
- a CDS encoding PKD domain-containing protein, translating into MVNATFIIDPVTGIPSTVLGTDAAAAEDPSQYMADTHCRADGPDTKDPGCDALECPATEANTEAGTPVIWKEAPKAITNPGWTDWIPVTGPTCLYDPQPENVLANIAARILNDFQQLPINPGTLQAQPFPHTLKGAPTNFYTTASEQDFNVSILGQAVHLTATPANYTYAFGDGTTLGPTPAAGYSIPETEWLNTQTRTSHSYTETGNYQATLTTSFTGTYSVNNGPPLPINGTLNLTTPAENIQVWKTERALVADTCQENPNSWGCPGADPK; encoded by the coding sequence GTGGTCAATGCGACGTTCATCATCGATCCAGTCACAGGCATACCCTCCACAGTTCTGGGCACGGATGCAGCCGCCGCTGAGGATCCCAGCCAGTACATGGCCGACACCCACTGCCGCGCCGATGGGCCCGACACCAAGGACCCCGGATGCGATGCCCTCGAATGCCCCGCCACCGAAGCCAACACCGAAGCAGGCACCCCGGTCATCTGGAAGGAAGCCCCCAAAGCCATCACCAACCCAGGCTGGACCGACTGGATCCCCGTCACCGGACCCACCTGCCTCTACGACCCCCAACCCGAGAACGTCCTGGCCAACATCGCAGCCCGGATCCTCAACGACTTCCAACAACTACCCATCAACCCCGGAACCCTCCAAGCCCAACCCTTCCCCCACACCCTCAAAGGCGCACCCACCAACTTCTACACCACCGCCAGCGAGCAAGACTTCAACGTCAGCATCCTCGGCCAAGCAGTCCACCTCACCGCAACACCGGCCAACTACACCTACGCCTTCGGTGACGGCACCACCCTCGGACCAACACCAGCAGCCGGATACTCCATCCCGGAAACCGAATGGCTCAACACCCAAACACGCACCAGCCACAGCTACACAGAAACCGGCAACTACCAGGCCACCCTCACCACCAGCTTCACCGGCACCTACTCCGTCAACAACGGCCCACCCCTACCCATCAACGGAACCCTGAACCTCACCACACCAGCCGAAAACATCCAAGTTTGGAAAACAGAAAGAGCACTCGTCGCCGACACCTGCCAGGAAAACCCCAACTCCTGGGGCTGCCCCGGCGCAGACCCGAAATAG
- a CDS encoding RNA-binding S4 domain-containing protein: MSIPSSSPANVRVDAWLWAIRAYKTRSAATAACRAGHIRINGNPVKASQSVIIGDTIRVRESGWERILEVRRLIAKRVGAEAASHCFTDHTPPRPVAPKLGLPQRDRGAGRPTKKDRRDMDKLRG, from the coding sequence ATGAGTATCCCGTCATCTTCACCGGCAAACGTCCGAGTCGACGCCTGGCTTTGGGCGATACGTGCCTACAAGACCCGCTCGGCCGCCACCGCTGCCTGCCGTGCCGGCCACATCCGCATCAACGGAAACCCGGTCAAGGCATCACAGAGCGTGATCATCGGCGACACCATCCGGGTCCGTGAATCGGGCTGGGAACGGATCCTCGAAGTGCGGCGACTCATCGCGAAGCGTGTCGGCGCCGAAGCCGCCTCACACTGCTTCACCGACCACACTCCCCCACGCCCTGTTGCGCCTAAGCTCGGGCTGCCCCAACGCGACCGCGGCGCCGGACGGCCCACCAAGAAGGACCGCAGGGATATGGACAAGCTCCGGGGATAG